The Flavobacterium jumunjinense genome includes a region encoding these proteins:
- a CDS encoding FG-GAP-like repeat-containing protein, which yields MKSKTTQYSKNRKDIILKLCFLIALLSYQMNYSQDSCDTALPLTAGVVTVDVIDGANITTGCSTSALAEWYIYTPTNDYSVTVTSDLSQNICKDTNFEVYTGTCGSLTCFTGDDDSGVIQCNTGNTNSYLSTKTFNVVAGTVYYIMWNNQWNTNGFDFELSEAPIPPNPCLTATPITAGITTVNAINTTNLSTSCSTSSKAEWYSYTPSQDYEVTISSDLIENICKNTNFNVYTGTCTALNCFVGDDNSGTIQCNSGNTNSYLSTKTFVVTGGVTYYIAWDNRWSTDGFNFELTETTIIPPPISYIKETVSTITSQYKLCIVDMNGDYKDDIAGVNANSLKVHYQGTTAGAFSITDFPITGTSKMPSWSLAAGDYNRDGYNDIILGNGQGLSVWTSNSTGTAYSNFTPSEYIFCQRTNFADLNNDGHLDVFSCHDIAPNVYYLNDGNGNLTYYQSSVTPGAMNLGSTGGNYSTLFTDFDNDGDTDVFISKCSGPPCELHRNDGDGVYTNISALAQIDITPIQTWSSAIADFDNDGDMDIIITASSGTHKYFQNNLDTTNNVEEAYTNITAGSGWDTNPTTNIDNVAYDFDNDGYVDVLGGGNKIMFNQGNSVFSEVKYSNGISVGAIGDLNNDGFLDILNGNVISYAVPNGNNWVKVTLEGVQSNINGIGARVEIHGSWGKQIRDIRSGEGFRYMSSLNAHFGIGTATAVNQIVIKWPSGIVDVINNPSPNQTTHVIEGSSPLSSTSFNANQVKIYPNPSSNFLSIINIETLNVKEMNIYDTTGKQVKTISDFYSSIKISDLAEGLYILTIKTEDGGTLSEQFIKTN from the coding sequence ATGAAATCTAAAACTACCCAATATAGTAAAAATAGAAAAGACATAATTTTAAAATTATGCTTCCTCATTGCACTATTAAGCTATCAAATGAATTACTCCCAAGATTCATGTGATACAGCTTTACCACTTACAGCAGGTGTTGTCACTGTAGATGTTATAGACGGAGCAAATATAACAACAGGTTGTTCTACTTCTGCCTTGGCAGAATGGTATATCTACACCCCCACTAATGATTATAGCGTTACTGTTACTTCCGATTTATCTCAAAACATTTGTAAAGACACTAATTTTGAAGTTTATACTGGAACTTGTGGCAGCTTAACTTGTTTTACTGGAGACGATGATTCTGGAGTTATTCAATGTAATACTGGAAATACAAATTCTTATTTATCTACAAAAACTTTTAACGTAGTAGCTGGAACAGTTTACTATATTATGTGGAATAATCAATGGAATACTAATGGGTTCGACTTTGAACTAAGCGAAGCTCCTATTCCACCAAACCCTTGTCTTACTGCAACACCTATAACGGCAGGAATCACAACAGTTAATGCTATCAATACTACCAATTTAAGCACTTCTTGTTCTACAAGCTCAAAGGCTGAATGGTATTCTTATACGCCTTCTCAGGATTATGAAGTAACCATTTCGTCCGATTTGATTGAAAACATTTGTAAAAACACAAATTTCAACGTCTACACAGGAACATGTACTGCGCTAAACTGTTTTGTTGGCGATGACAATTCTGGAACAATTCAATGTAATTCTGGAAACACAAATTCTTATTTATCTACTAAGACTTTTGTAGTAACTGGTGGCGTTACTTACTACATTGCTTGGGATAACAGATGGAGCACTGATGGCTTCAATTTTGAATTAACAGAAACTACCATTATTCCTCCTCCAATTTCTTATATTAAAGAGACTGTAAGTACAATAACTAGTCAGTATAAACTGTGTATTGTAGATATGAATGGTGACTACAAAGATGACATAGCAGGTGTTAACGCAAATAGTTTGAAAGTCCATTATCAAGGAACAACTGCAGGGGCATTTTCAATTACCGATTTTCCTATTACAGGAACAAGTAAAATGCCTTCATGGAGTTTAGCAGCTGGTGATTATAACAGAGATGGATATAATGATATTATTCTAGGTAACGGACAAGGCTTAAGTGTCTGGACATCAAACAGCACAGGTACAGCTTACTCTAATTTTACTCCTAGTGAGTATATATTTTGTCAAAGAACCAATTTTGCTGATTTAAATAATGATGGTCATTTGGATGTTTTTTCTTGTCATGATATAGCACCGAATGTCTACTATCTTAATGATGGAAATGGAAATTTAACCTATTACCAAAGTAGTGTTACTCCTGGTGCTATGAATTTAGGTAGCACTGGTGGAAATTATTCTACATTATTTACGGATTTCGATAATGATGGTGATACTGATGTATTTATTTCTAAATGTTCTGGACCTCCTTGCGAATTGCACAGAAACGATGGTGATGGCGTTTATACAAATATTTCTGCTTTGGCTCAAATTGATATTACACCTATTCAAACTTGGTCTTCAGCTATTGCCGATTTTGACAATGATGGCGATATGGATATTATCATTACTGCTAGTTCTGGAACACATAAGTACTTTCAAAACAATTTAGATACTACAAATAATGTAGAAGAAGCTTATACAAACATTACAGCAGGCTCTGGATGGGACACCAATCCTACAACAAATATAGACAATGTAGCTTATGACTTTGACAACGATGGCTATGTTGATGTTTTAGGAGGGGGAAACAAAATAATGTTTAATCAAGGAAATAGTGTTTTTTCAGAAGTAAAATATTCAAACGGAATTAGTGTTGGTGCCATTGGTGATCTAAATAATGATGGTTTTTTAGATATTTTAAACGGGAATGTTATAAGTTATGCTGTTCCAAATGGTAATAATTGGGTAAAAGTAACTTTAGAAGGTGTACAAAGTAACATTAACGGAATTGGAGCTAGAGTAGAAATTCATGGTTCTTGGGGAAAACAAATTAGAGATATTAGAAGTGGAGAAGGTTTTAGATATATGAGTTCACTTAATGCTCATTTCGGAATAGGAACAGCAACAGCCGTAAACCAGATTGTAATTAAATGGCCTTCTGGAATTGTTGATGTTATTAACAATCCTAGTCCTAATCAAACCACACATGTCATAGAAGGATCTTCCCCTTTAAGTAGCACAAGCTTCAATGCGAATCAAGTTAAAATCTACCCTAATCCAAGTAGTAATTTCTTGTCTATTATTAATATTGAAACTCTAAATGTGAAAGAAATGAACATTTATGATACTACTGGAAAACAGGTGAAAACAATTAGCGATTTCTATTCTTCTATAAAAATTTCAGATTTAGCAGAAGGTTTATATATTTTAACAATTAAAACAGAAGATGGTGGCACATTATCTGAACAATTTATTAAAACGAATTAA